A window of the Apostichopus japonicus isolate 1M-3 chromosome 8, ASM3797524v1, whole genome shotgun sequence genome harbors these coding sequences:
- the LOC139971891 gene encoding transcription initiation factor IIA subunit 1-like, whose translation MTTPQAVYKLYKSVIDDVVNNVREAFIDEGVDEQVLQDLKQMWENKLLQTDAVDPNAAESHQHQSSQKSSAESRSDHSSSSSSSNKASHSTHHHSHQEPAPKLPLYDKKFQSVPTQPSQYSGTLSSPATAATLALQQQVQQQVLQIQGAATTLTLPQGGQSFQVQGIQGGTVRYQVPLVIQHLNQGNQQIGQQIMASIPQQGGSRQPVPISIAETRQAMQDPTRKILQLDGTNDTSDEDDDSDDAEENNEEDGDDDDDDQDENEKDEYSNAVEEEPLNSDDDVSDEDPQELFEAENVVVCQYDKISRTRNKWKFQLKQGIMNLKGKDNIFFRAIGEADW comes from the exons ATGACAACTCCTCAAGCAGTG TATAAATTGTACAAATCTGTAATTGACGATGTTGTTAACAATGTCAGAGAGGCATTCATCGATGAAGGTGTTGATGAACAGGTTCTACAAGATCTGAAACAG ATGTGGGAGAACAAGTTACTCCAGACAGATGCTGTAGACCCAAATGCAGCTGAATCTCACCAGCATCAATCCAGTCAAAAAAGTTCTGCAGAGAGTAGGTCAGAccacagtagtagtagtagtagtagcaacAAGGCTAGTCACTCAACACACCATCACAGCCATCAAGAACCAGCTCCAAAAC TTCCTCTGTATGATAAGAAGTTCCAGTCAGTTCCAACTCAACCGTCGCAGTATTCTGGAACTTTG AGTTCTCCTGCCACTGCAGCAACTTTAGCATTACAACAGCAAGTACAGCAGCAAGTCTTACAGATTCAAGGAGCTGCTACAACTCTTACACTACCACAAG GAGGGCAGTCATTTCAAGTCCAGGGGATACAAGGTGGTACTGTGAGATACCAGGTTCCACTTGTCATTCAGCACCTGAACCAAGGAAATCAACAGATCGGGCAGCAGATTATGGCATCAATACCTCAACAGGGCGGATCCAGACAACCAGTACCGATAAGTATAGCAGAAACCCGACAAGCAATGCAAGATCCAACCCGT AAGATTTTACAGTTGGATGGTACCAATGACACATCTGATGAGGACGATGACTCAGATGATGCAGAAGAGAACAATGAGGAGGATGgggatgatgatgacgatgaccaAGATGAAAATGAGAAGGATGAATACAGTAATGCTGTAGAAGAG GAGCCATTAAACTCAGATGATGATGTAAGTGATGAAGATCCACAAGAACTATTTGAGGCGGAGAATGTTGTCGTCTGCCAGTACGACAAG ATCAGCAGAACCAGAAACAAATGGAAGTTCCAGCTGAAGCAAGGTATCATGAACCTTAAGGGGAAGGATAATATTTTCTTCAGAGCAATAGGAGAGGCCGACTGGTGA
- the LOC139971893 gene encoding thyrotropin receptor-like codes for MFSGRSLIVFLLVWQTTLADWFVHTVPPEIKQTTTVTMTTSRDATIEGTHRLTGCEDNGCVCKETDRMVECRGSIFPSLKNINLPTNTEILDIQLTEIREIGATDLQVFSNLRSIKIKEAHKLEKIEPGAFDNLRHLELVSITNTSSLFEIEYGVFGYLPGLKKLELSYGELNKCPNLTSLRTESITPPDINLVHNKISLVTPYQFTGMKMLHLNLDNNRLERIPDYAFANSQIVTLSLSKNPLSFLDDLAFTDILDIKEVLLSDTNIVHLPTEGLKYIITLDIQNTPRLTKFPSIFRFESIQVARLHYFSHCCAFSYNTSENYKMAKDLKIGDPLNVTCPSPSSLPPTPETGTDTNGIIFDDPRYNGYPPEVFDHDGFGKFRDEYDNPFSPDRGPYIDAPAPFHPNDTFAVLTNPPHHKPPINPGGFFDQTIDPAVDHKFVGGSCNDFVPKDYSKVICSPKPDSFNPCSDVMGYSFLRVVVWFIALTALAGNGIVVLVLISQKRKMTVPKFLMCNLAFADLCMGIYLLLTAAVDLHTLGEYMNYTFRWQYGAGCKVAGFISMFSSELSVFTLTVITIERWYTIIYAIDLNKRIRLRLASRIMVGGWLFSILVAMLPLIGIGNYGTTSMCLPFYVKDNTTNPGNVIYVTSILMINALAFLIICACYVKMYVTVRNPNMVMKRKDSKVAKRMAILVFTDFACWAPIAIFGIAGAFGRYFLTTDQSKILIVLFYPINSCANPFLYAIFTKSFRRDLFMLLAKHGMCERRAMKYRPTVTSGPRSMSQINSSTMVRDNIKLGGFHRDSSASVITGVTDSRASVVSMPTLNGSPHHTYQKSTNQNPISMSPLVTNNARKSDNGRQEIPDSETSANEKLLPVQTVGHESLEPVPEEIIGESKENAEINEIHEYDTVECRENSKLVENSLGSRDASPQERAEKRWRRADSGIHSIPSPSDEDDEDENNFTLERQNNTNYETVF; via the exons GGATATTCAATTGACTGAAATCAGAGAGATTGGAGCGACGGACCTTCAAGTATTCTCCAATCTACGTtcaat TAAGATCAAAGAAGCCCATAAGCTGGAGAAAATTGAACCAGGAGCGTTTGACAATTTGAGACATTTGGAGCTGGT GAGCATAACTAATACGTCCAGTCTCTTCGAAATCGAATACGGTGTGTTTGGATACCTGCCAGGATTGAAGAAACT TGAGTTATCTTACGGGGAGCTGAACAAATGTCCAAACTTAACGTCACTACGAACGGAGTCAATCACCCCACCAGATAT CAATTTGGTTCACAACAAAATTTCTTTGGTGACACCGTACCAGTTTACCGGAATGAAAATGCTTCACTT GAATCTTGACAACAATCGCCTTGAAAGAATTCCCGATTACGCTTTCGCGAACTCTCAGATTGTCACACT ATCTCTTTCGAAAAATCCCTTGTCATTTCTGGATGATCTTGCTTTCACAGATATTCTTGATATCAAAGAAGT ATTACTGAGCGACACCAACATTGTACACCTACCAACGGAAGGTTTGAAGTATATTATCACCCTGGATATTCAAAATACACCTCGACTCACCAAATTTCCTTCCATTTTTCGATTCGAAAGTATCCAAGTAGCAAGGCTGCATTACTTCAGCCATTGTTGCGCTTTCTCCTACAATACTTCAGAAAACTACAAAATGGCTAAGGATTTGAAAATCGGTGACCCTCTCAACGTTACATGCCCGTCGCCGAGCTCGTTACCACCAACGCCAGAGACGGGAACCGATACTAACGGCATCATATTTGACGATCCACGCTATAACGGATATCCTCCGGAAGTTTTCGATCACGACGGTTTCGGAAAATTTCGAGATGAATATGATAATCCATTTAGCCCCGATCGTGGGCCTTACATTGACGCTCCGGCACCGTTCCACCCTAATGACACCTTTGCTGTCCTTACCAATCCCCCTCATCATAAGCCCCCGATCAATCCTGGAGGCTTTTTCGATCAAACTATTGACCCTGCCGTGGATCATAAATTTGTCGGGGGATCCTGCAACGACTTTGTCCCCAAAGACTATTCTAAGGTGATATGTTCCCCCAAGCCTGACTCTTTCAACCCATGTTCTGACGTGATGGGGTACTCATTCTTGCGTGTGGTTGTGTGGTTCATAGCCCTCACTGCATTAGCGGGTAACGGGATCGTTGTATTGGTACTCATCTCACAGAAGAGGAAGATGACAGTCCCGAAATTCCTTATGTGCAATTTGGCTTTTGCAGATCTCTGTATGGGTATCTATCTTTTATTGACCGCTGCAGTCGATCTTCATACCTTGGGAGAGTACATGAACTACACATTCCGCTGGCAATATGGCGCCGGTTGCAAAGTCGCTGGTTTCATCTCCATGTTTTCTAGTGAATTATCCGTGTTCACTTTGACCGTTATCACCATCGAGCGTTGGTACACAATCATTTACGCAATAGATCTCAATAAACGTATACGTTTACGCTTAGCATCACGTATAATGGTGGGAGGTTGGTTATTCTCCATCTTGGTCGCCATGTTGCCGTTAATCGGTATAGGTAACTACGGGACTACAAGCATGTGCTTGCCATTTTATGTCAAAGACAACACGACGAATCCTGGTAACGTTATCTACGTCACGTCTATACTCATGATCAATGCGCTCGCGTTTCTCATCATTTGCGCATGTTACGTTAAAATGTACGTAACGGTTCGAAATCCAAACATGGTAATGAAACGAAAAGATTCAAAAGTTGCCAAAAGAATGGCTATTCTTGTGTTTACCGATTTCGCATGTTGGGCACCTATCGCCATATTTGGGATAGCTGGCGCATTCGGTAGATACTTCTTGACGACGGATCAATCGAAAATATTGATTGTTCTATTTTATCCAATCAATTCTTGCGCTAACCCATTTCTGTATGCTATTTTCACTAAGTCGTTCCGTCGTGATTTATTCATGCTCTTAGCAAAGCATGGCATGTGCGAGAGGCGAGCAATGAAATACCGGCCGACCGTCACCAGCGGTCCTCGGTCCATGTCGCAGATTAACTCCTCAACAATGGTTCGCGATAACATCAAACTCGGCGGATTCCATCGCGACTCTTCGGCGTCGGTTATCACTGGAGTAACCGACTCTCGTGCATCAGTAGTTTCCATGCCAACCTTGAATGGCAGTCCTCATCATACATATCaaaaatcaaccaatcagaatccAATTTCAATGTCGCCCTTGGTGACGAATAACGCGCGAAAAAGTGATAACGGTCGGCAAGAAATCCCGGACTCTGAAACAAGCGCAAACGAAAAGTTACTTCCGGTACAGACAGTGGGACACGAAAGCTTGGAACCAGTACCGGAAGAGATTATCGGCGAATCTAAGGAAAATGCCGAGATTAATGAAATTCATGAATATGATACTGTCGAATGCCGGGAAAACAGTAAACTGGTTGAGAACTCACTGGGTTCGCGTGACGCTTCTCCTCAAGAAAGGGCAGAAAAGAGATGGCGGCGAGCAGACAGTGGTATTCATTCTATTCCGAGCCCTTCCGATGAAGATGACGAAGATGAAAACAATTTTACCTTGGAACGCCAAAATAACACAAATTACGAAACAGTATTTTGA